A single region of the Synergistes jonesii genome encodes:
- a CDS encoding M20 family metallopeptidase — translation MEQNIMQRIDSAVERLKPELTELTLKIHDNPELGKEERKAVEWQLALLRKYGFDVAEKYCGIETAYRAVYKGAKAGPKIALLAEYDALPGIGHGCGHNLIAMMSVGAGIALAEFADEYGAEINVFGTPAEETEGAKVVMSKMGAFDEMDVAMMSHPSMESTSSINSMALCCRTVEFFGKTSHAASAPENGLNALDAMINFFNLVNALRQQTKPDVRLHGIITDGGKAPNIIPDYTSALFYVRSSKAAEIAPLLDRVEACAKGAAIGTGTTYKITPAEVDFMDTCSNMALNRLACDNMEALGVKMKWLGDEAHMGSSDLGDVSYRCPAIQLNSGMGPLSDGRAYSAHTAEFAEKARSREAIETSFLFIRGLAKTAVDLMMKPELLVEIKEEFAKLKR, via the coding sequence ATGGAACAGAACATTATGCAGAGAATAGATTCGGCGGTCGAACGCCTGAAGCCCGAGCTGACGGAGCTGACCCTGAAGATACATGACAATCCCGAGCTTGGCAAGGAGGAGCGCAAAGCCGTCGAATGGCAGCTGGCGCTTCTTCGGAAATACGGCTTCGACGTCGCGGAGAAATACTGCGGCATCGAAACGGCGTACCGTGCGGTCTACAAAGGCGCCAAGGCCGGGCCGAAAATAGCGCTGCTTGCCGAGTACGACGCGCTGCCGGGAATCGGACACGGCTGCGGGCATAACCTGATAGCCATGATGTCGGTTGGAGCGGGGATAGCGCTTGCGGAATTCGCGGACGAGTACGGGGCCGAAATAAACGTCTTCGGCACCCCGGCGGAGGAGACCGAGGGGGCGAAGGTCGTGATGTCTAAAATGGGAGCCTTCGACGAGATGGACGTAGCGATGATGTCGCATCCTTCGATGGAAAGCACAAGCTCTATCAACTCGATGGCGCTCTGCTGCCGCACCGTCGAATTCTTCGGCAAAACGTCGCACGCCGCCTCCGCTCCCGAGAACGGGCTCAACGCGCTGGACGCGATGATCAATTTCTTTAACCTCGTTAACGCGCTCAGACAACAGACCAAGCCGGACGTGAGGCTGCACGGCATAATCACCGACGGCGGCAAGGCTCCAAACATCATCCCGGACTATACGAGCGCGCTCTTCTACGTCAGGAGCAGCAAGGCGGCGGAGATCGCGCCGCTGCTCGACAGGGTCGAAGCCTGCGCCAAGGGCGCGGCGATCGGGACCGGCACCACGTATAAAATCACGCCCGCCGAAGTCGATTTTATGGACACGTGCAGCAACATGGCCCTCAACAGGCTTGCCTGCGATAACATGGAAGCGCTAGGCGTAAAGATGAAATGGCTCGGCGACGAAGCTCATATGGGCTCGTCGGACTTGGGCGACGTCAGCTACAGATGCCCGGCCATACAGCTCAACAGCGGTATGGGGCCGTTGTCGGACGGACGCGCTTATTCCGCCCATACGGCGGAATTCGCCGAGAAAGCGCGCAGCCGGGAGGCGATAGAGACGTCGTTCCTCTTTATCAGGGGGCTTGCGAAAACCGCCGTCGACCTGATGATGAAGCCCGAGCTCCTTGTCGAAATAAAAGAAGAGTTCGCCAAACTGAAAAGATGA
- a CDS encoding TRAP transporter large permease, with amino-acid sequence MEWQSLLTVILLLMLFLGCGVWIGVSLFFTSWLVLAIFTDLPVMRVLGSVIWNNVNSSSLMALPLFIMMGEVLARTKISDDLFDGLTPWVSGLPGGLLHVNVIACAIFAAITGSVNATTATVGKITIPEFRRRGYSEMLSIGSLTSSGTLGILIPPSVPMLIYGVTANCSIGRLFIAGLVPGLLLMLFFCGYIMIASKAKGESGARINSERYGWCEKIKSTPKIFPVVVLIGFVLGSIYAGWTTPTEAAAVGLTGALVLAIATRCLTWKLFAECLMSAVRTNCMVMLILIGASFFSVALGFLNLPRWISESIVTLGAGKYTALALMTVVYIILGCLVDGYSMIVMTVPMFLPLAKTYGLDPIWFGIFVILLVQIANITPPIGFNLFLMTGLAERSIGFISRSVMPFILIIVAFAFIMAVFPQVVMFLPDLMAN; translated from the coding sequence ATGGAATGGCAGTCGTTGCTCACGGTCATACTTCTGCTTATGCTATTCCTTGGCTGCGGCGTCTGGATCGGCGTGTCTCTCTTTTTCACCAGCTGGCTTGTGCTGGCTATTTTTACCGACCTGCCTGTCATGCGCGTGCTGGGCAGTGTCATTTGGAACAACGTCAACAGCAGCAGCCTGATGGCTCTGCCGTTGTTTATAATGATGGGAGAGGTGTTGGCCAGGACAAAGATATCAGACGATCTTTTCGACGGGCTTACGCCGTGGGTCTCCGGTCTGCCTGGCGGTCTGCTGCACGTCAATGTCATAGCCTGCGCCATCTTTGCCGCTATAACTGGCTCGGTCAACGCCACGACAGCCACCGTCGGCAAAATCACGATACCCGAGTTCCGTCGCCGCGGCTACAGCGAGATGCTGTCGATCGGCAGCCTCACGAGCTCCGGCACTTTGGGTATTCTTATCCCCCCCAGCGTACCGATGCTGATCTACGGGGTCACGGCCAATTGTAGCATCGGCAGACTTTTTATAGCCGGTCTTGTGCCGGGTTTGCTGCTGATGCTGTTTTTCTGCGGTTACATCATGATAGCGTCGAAAGCTAAAGGCGAAAGCGGCGCAAGAATAAACAGTGAAAGGTACGGCTGGTGCGAGAAAATAAAGAGCACGCCTAAGATTTTTCCGGTAGTCGTACTGATAGGCTTCGTGCTCGGAAGCATATATGCTGGATGGACTACGCCTACAGAAGCGGCTGCGGTCGGCCTCACTGGCGCGCTGGTGCTTGCTATCGCTACGCGTTGCCTGACATGGAAGCTGTTCGCTGAGTGCCTTATGAGCGCGGTGCGCACGAATTGCATGGTGATGCTTATACTAATCGGTGCATCTTTCTTCTCGGTTGCGCTTGGCTTCCTGAACCTACCGCGCTGGATTAGCGAGTCAATAGTGACGCTGGGTGCTGGCAAATACACCGCCCTTGCACTTATGACAGTGGTTTATATCATTCTCGGCTGTCTCGTTGACGGCTACTCTATGATAGTAATGACGGTGCCGATGTTCCTGCCGCTTGCGAAGACCTATGGTCTGGATCCGATCTGGTTCGGCATCTTCGTTATTCTGCTCGTGCAGATCGCTAACATAACGCCGCCGATCGGTTTTAACCTCTTCTTGATGACAGGACTTGCCGAGCGCAGCATCGGTTTTATATCGCGCTCTGTGATGCCATTTATCCTGATAATAGTGGCCTTTGCATTCATAATGGCGGTATTCCCACAGGTCGTGATGTTCCTGCCGGATCTGATGGCGAACTGA
- a CDS encoding TRAP transporter small permease subunit, producing MAGWLAGFCICAAAILIVAEIIIRSCFASTLYVADEFTGYLMAASSMLGLGYVEAVHGHIRMDLVDLLREKFPKLIRSLNYIAYIAAIIVALYLTWVSYKTFDQSFANGSRSMQISETLLWIPQIFLPIGSALLLLQYCVNFVLFASGRSQK from the coding sequence TTGGCTGGCTGGTTGGCCGGCTTCTGTATCTGCGCTGCGGCAATCCTGATAGTCGCGGAGATAATCATCAGGAGCTGCTTTGCAAGTACTCTGTATGTCGCTGACGAGTTCACAGGCTATCTCATGGCAGCCAGCAGTATGCTGGGCCTTGGTTATGTCGAAGCTGTGCACGGACACATCAGGATGGACCTTGTAGATTTGTTGAGGGAAAAATTCCCTAAATTAATTCGGTCGCTTAACTATATAGCCTATATTGCGGCGATCATTGTAGCCTTGTATCTGACTTGGGTATCCTATAAGACCTTTGATCAATCTTTTGCTAACGGCAGTAGGTCAATGCAGATATCCGAAACGCTCCTCTGGATACCGCAGATATTCCTGCCGATTGGCTCGGCGCTGCTGCTGTTGCAGTATTGTGTAAATTTCGTGCTGTTCGCTTCAGGGCGCTCACAAAAGTAG
- a CDS encoding acyl-CoA dehydratase activase-related protein, producing the protein MELLHAGLDIGSTTAKAVVLDERDKIIFYRYGRHFADIRAAVERLVGEIKDSFSGAMLTLAMAGSGALEIARGMDVPFTQEQIACAASITRFLHGVDVCIELGGEDSKITFFGENGAEQRMNETCAGGTGAFIDQMATLFGTDASGLNELAKGYKTIYPVASRCGVFAKTDVQALLNDGAAKPDIAASIFQAIVNQTISGLACGRRITGRVAFLGGPLYFLSELRARFADTLHLTPEKCVFPRNPHLFVAMGAAISAKERDAMEAGALQRRAERFFISHGDERRGSCAPLFKSDAELAAFREKHSRCRAKRVDMKDYKGNAYLGVDVGSTTTKLVLIGEDGELLFAKYRLTGVGEPLAAVREALTELYSHMTPDIKIAASGVTGYGEKLIKAAFGIDVGEVETVAHAKAADFVLPGADFVIDIGGQDMKCLKIKEGVITGVFLNEACSSGCGSFLQSFAKSLNMEIGEFAREAEKSQTPVDLGSRCTVFMNSRVRQAQKEGASVRDISAGLVYSVVKNALYKVLKIKDPRELGEKIVVQGGTFKNDALLRAFELVTGREVARPDISELMGAFGAALAAKEQKCERSTLLSAKQIAEFKTTVTTTNCGGCGNKCLLTLTRFPDGRKYVSGNRCERGGTSEERKRLPANVFEKKYRRLFGYYRPLSESAAPRGVMGIPRVLNIYDNYPFWFTLLTELGFSVRLSSESPDENLGIDTIPSQTLCYPAKLAHRHITELIASGVKNIFYPVILHEKGEFDRAQNDYNCPVVTGYPDVSRLNIDKARESGVNFISPAVCIDSGESAAKTLYPALAEFGVAKRELRAAAEAAQKAREKYKADIAAFGAAALEELRREGGVGVVLAGHPYHLSPEVNHGIPELINGYGVTLFTEDSIMGLAEGLEKPQDVGAVDQWAYHSRLYRAAMVVARHPAFKNVELVQFNSFGCGLDAISAEQTAELLTRSGKLHTLIKIDEGKNNGAVRIRIRSLLAAMKARKESGNAYVERAPISRPQISDGPRTLLCPPLSPFHFQFMESVFEGSGINLRVMPQGTRETVELGLRYVNNDVCYPAMMVVGEFISALQSGLYDPDRTDCLYAQTGGPCRASNYIHLLRGALDAAGFPQVRVLAVNRQKEGEAEAFKIQPRTGWRALLGLFYGDLLMRLLLRTRPYEVEKGSANALHDGWVRRIKENIRSGSWFQYKKNVAEMVRDFSALPICGVQRPRVGIVGEILVKYHANANERLIDVIEEEGGEAVVPDMANFLAYCLCDPIVANEHLNGAYLPRLGGEFGIWALEKIKAPVAKALAGTRFGEMHEISDLRARSSQVVSPANQGGEGWLLTAEMMTLIESGVRNVLCVQPFACLPNHITGKGVVKEIKRRYPGANILPLDYDASVSTTNQLNRLKLLMATARA; encoded by the coding sequence ATGGAGTTACTGCACGCCGGCCTTGACATAGGCTCCACGACGGCAAAAGCAGTCGTCCTGGACGAACGCGACAAGATAATATTTTACAGATATGGAAGACATTTCGCCGACATACGCGCGGCCGTGGAAAGGCTCGTCGGCGAGATAAAGGACAGCTTCTCCGGCGCGATGCTGACGCTCGCGATGGCGGGCTCCGGCGCGCTGGAAATAGCGCGCGGCATGGATGTGCCATTCACACAGGAGCAGATCGCCTGCGCTGCGTCGATAACGCGCTTCCTGCACGGCGTCGACGTCTGTATAGAGCTCGGCGGCGAGGATTCGAAGATAACCTTCTTCGGCGAAAACGGCGCGGAGCAGCGCATGAACGAGACCTGCGCCGGCGGCACGGGCGCGTTCATAGATCAGATGGCGACGCTCTTCGGCACGGACGCCTCGGGGCTGAACGAGCTCGCGAAGGGTTATAAGACGATTTACCCCGTCGCGTCGCGCTGCGGCGTCTTCGCCAAGACGGACGTGCAGGCGCTGCTCAACGACGGCGCGGCGAAGCCGGACATAGCGGCGTCGATATTCCAGGCGATAGTGAACCAGACGATAAGCGGCCTCGCCTGCGGGCGCAGGATAACGGGGCGCGTCGCCTTCCTAGGCGGGCCCCTGTACTTCCTCTCCGAGCTGCGCGCGCGCTTCGCCGACACGCTGCACCTAACGCCGGAGAAGTGCGTCTTCCCACGGAACCCGCACCTCTTCGTAGCGATGGGCGCGGCGATAAGCGCGAAGGAGCGCGACGCGATGGAAGCCGGCGCTCTGCAGCGGCGGGCGGAACGCTTCTTCATCTCGCACGGCGACGAGCGCCGCGGCAGCTGCGCACCTCTTTTCAAAAGCGACGCGGAGCTGGCCGCCTTCAGGGAAAAGCATTCCCGCTGCCGCGCGAAGCGCGTTGATATGAAGGATTACAAGGGAAACGCCTATCTCGGCGTCGACGTCGGCTCAACGACGACAAAGCTCGTGCTGATCGGTGAAGACGGCGAACTGCTCTTCGCAAAGTACAGGCTGACAGGCGTCGGCGAGCCGCTTGCGGCCGTGCGCGAGGCTTTGACGGAGCTTTATTCGCATATGACGCCGGATATAAAAATAGCGGCAAGCGGAGTAACGGGCTACGGCGAGAAGCTAATAAAGGCCGCGTTCGGCATAGACGTAGGCGAGGTCGAGACCGTCGCCCACGCTAAGGCGGCGGATTTCGTGCTGCCCGGCGCCGACTTCGTTATAGACATAGGCGGACAGGACATGAAATGCCTGAAGATAAAGGAAGGCGTTATAACGGGGGTCTTCCTCAACGAGGCCTGCTCCTCCGGCTGCGGCTCCTTCCTACAGAGCTTCGCCAAGTCTCTGAACATGGAGATAGGCGAATTTGCGCGCGAAGCCGAAAAGTCGCAGACCCCGGTCGACCTGGGCTCGCGCTGCACGGTCTTCATGAACTCGCGCGTGCGCCAGGCGCAAAAGGAGGGAGCGTCGGTGCGCGACATATCGGCTGGTCTCGTCTACTCCGTCGTCAAAAACGCGCTTTACAAAGTCTTAAAGATCAAGGACCCGCGCGAGCTCGGAGAGAAGATCGTCGTTCAGGGCGGCACCTTCAAGAACGACGCGCTGCTGCGCGCCTTCGAGCTCGTAACGGGGCGCGAGGTGGCGCGCCCCGACATCTCCGAGCTGATGGGCGCCTTCGGCGCCGCGCTCGCCGCGAAGGAGCAGAAATGCGAGAGAAGCACGCTGCTTTCGGCGAAGCAGATCGCCGAGTTCAAGACGACGGTCACGACGACGAACTGCGGCGGCTGCGGCAACAAATGTCTTCTGACGCTGACGCGCTTCCCCGACGGCAGAAAATACGTCTCGGGAAACCGCTGCGAACGCGGCGGCACCTCTGAGGAAAGGAAGCGGCTGCCCGCCAACGTCTTCGAAAAGAAGTACCGCCGCCTCTTCGGCTATTACAGGCCGCTCTCCGAAAGCGCAGCGCCGCGCGGCGTGATGGGGATACCGCGCGTCCTCAACATATACGACAACTATCCCTTCTGGTTCACACTGCTTACGGAGCTTGGCTTCTCCGTGCGCCTTTCGTCGGAGTCGCCCGACGAGAATCTCGGCATCGATACGATACCTTCGCAGACGCTCTGCTATCCGGCGAAGCTTGCGCACAGGCACATAACGGAGCTGATAGCAAGCGGCGTGAAAAATATTTTTTATCCCGTCATACTGCACGAGAAGGGAGAATTCGACCGCGCGCAGAACGATTACAACTGCCCCGTCGTCACTGGCTACCCCGACGTTTCGCGCCTCAACATCGACAAGGCGCGCGAAAGCGGCGTGAACTTCATCTCGCCGGCCGTATGCATCGACAGCGGAGAATCGGCAGCGAAGACGCTTTATCCGGCGCTTGCGGAATTCGGCGTGGCGAAGCGCGAGCTGCGCGCCGCGGCGGAAGCGGCGCAGAAGGCGCGCGAAAAGTACAAGGCGGACATAGCCGCGTTCGGAGCCGCCGCTCTTGAAGAGCTCAGGAGGGAGGGCGGCGTCGGCGTCGTGCTCGCGGGGCATCCGTACCATCTCTCGCCGGAGGTCAATCACGGCATACCGGAGCTCATAAACGGCTACGGCGTGACACTCTTCACAGAAGATTCGATCATGGGGCTCGCCGAAGGCCTCGAAAAGCCACAAGACGTCGGAGCGGTCGACCAGTGGGCTTATCATTCGCGCCTCTACCGCGCCGCGATGGTCGTCGCGCGCCATCCGGCCTTCAAAAACGTCGAGCTCGTACAGTTCAATTCCTTCGGCTGCGGGCTGGACGCGATAAGCGCGGAGCAGACGGCCGAGCTGCTGACGCGCAGCGGCAAGCTGCACACTCTGATAAAGATCGACGAGGGCAAGAACAACGGCGCGGTGAGGATAAGGATTCGCTCTCTGCTCGCGGCGATGAAGGCTCGCAAAGAGAGCGGGAACGCCTACGTCGAGCGCGCTCCGATATCTCGGCCGCAGATCTCGGACGGCCCGCGCACACTGCTCTGCCCGCCGCTATCGCCGTTCCACTTCCAGTTCATGGAGAGCGTGTTCGAGGGCAGCGGCATTAACCTGCGCGTAATGCCGCAGGGCACGCGCGAAACGGTCGAGCTCGGGCTGCGCTACGTCAACAACGACGTCTGCTACCCAGCTATGATGGTCGTCGGCGAATTCATCTCGGCACTGCAAAGCGGCCTTTACGACCCCGACAGGACCGACTGCCTCTACGCTCAGACCGGCGGGCCGTGCAGAGCCAGCAACTACATCCACCTGCTGCGCGGCGCGCTTGACGCGGCCGGCTTCCCGCAGGTGCGCGTGCTCGCAGTCAACCGCCAGAAGGAGGGCGAAGCGGAAGCTTTCAAGATTCAGCCTCGCACGGGCTGGCGCGCGCTGCTCGGGCTCTTCTACGGCGACCTGCTGATGCGCCTGCTGCTCCGCACGCGCCCCTACGAAGTCGAAAAGGGCTCGGCGAACGCGCTCCACGACGGCTGGGTCAGGCGCATAAAGGAAAACATACGCAGCGGCAGCTGGTTCCAGTATAAGAAGAACGTAGCCGAAATGGTGCGCGACTTCTCCGCGCTGCCGATCTGCGGCGTACAGCGCCCGCGCGTCGGCATCGTCGGCGAAATCCTCGTAAAATACCACGCGAACGCGAACGAAAGGCTGATAGACGTGATAGAAGAAGAGGGAGGCGAAGCCGTCGTTCCGGACATGGCGAACTTCCTCGCCTACTGCCTCTGCGACCCGATAGTCGCGAACGAACATCTGAACGGCGCTTATCTGCCGCGCCTGGGCGGCGAATTCGGCATATGGGCCCTCGAAAAGATAAAGGCGCCCGTGGCAAAAGCGCTGGCGGGGACGCGCTTCGGCGAGATGCACGAAATAAGCGACCTCAGGGCGCGCAGCTCGCAGGTCGTTTCGCCGGCCAATCAGGGCGGAGAGGGCTGGCTCCTCACGGCAGAGATGATGACCCTGATAGAATCCGGCGTACGCAACGTGCTCTGCGTGCAGCCCTTCGCCTGCCTGCCGAACCATATCACCGGCAAGGGCGTCGTGAAAGAAATAAAGCGCCGCTACCCCGGCGCGAACATCCTGCCACTCGACTACGACGCGAGCGTGAGCACGACGAACCAGCTGAACAGGCTGAAGCTGCTGATGGCGACCGCAAGAGCATAG
- the ilvD gene encoding dihydroxy-acid dehydratase, which yields MTYRSKKLALFSGRGSSSRRAIYKGCGYDDADLSKPLIGIVNTANDAGLGHVHLDRLAARVRAGILQAGGTPFEFGTIATCGAVPIGMPQFRYELVIRDVIASSVEIMAGVQLLDGLVLLASCDSIIPGVLIGGIRSGLPCIMLTGGPQEVCKSGGRSVVMSELDQLVFGAGYAGSEVEEKIRYLEDHVCPGPGACSLMGTANTMQILAEGLGMALPGSSTAPAVYAEKERYATQSGRRIVELVREGVTPRDILTREALLNGVIITLALAGSTNAVLHLLSFAREVGVELTLDDFDRLSREIPVISRVIPTGRATVIDLYNAGGVPAVLGELKDYLHGECVTVSGRTIGELAELCRSSDRETLTSADDPVFKNGGIAVMRGNISPNGAICRTTTISEKARKFTGPARVFNSDEEAHGAVVAGKIKKGDVVVIRYEGPRGAPGMREMMMTTDALVGLGMGQDVFVLTDGRFSGFTEGAAIGHISPEAAVGGAIAVIEEGDIVSIDIEKRRLDLDVPEEEINARLAKWKLPKKRERGILGIYAKTALQAHEGAMIDDGVVDERRV from the coding sequence ATGACATACAGGTCAAAGAAACTCGCTCTTTTTTCAGGACGCGGCTCTTCGTCACGCCGCGCGATCTACAAAGGCTGCGGCTACGACGACGCAGACCTTTCGAAGCCTTTGATAGGCATCGTCAACACCGCGAACGACGCTGGGCTCGGGCACGTCCACTTAGACCGCCTCGCCGCTCGCGTGCGCGCCGGGATACTTCAGGCGGGAGGCACGCCGTTCGAATTCGGCACGATAGCGACCTGCGGCGCAGTGCCGATCGGGATGCCGCAATTCCGCTACGAGCTCGTGATTCGCGACGTGATAGCCTCCTCCGTCGAAATAATGGCCGGCGTCCAGCTGCTCGACGGGCTCGTCCTGCTCGCCTCCTGCGACAGCATCATCCCCGGCGTGCTGATAGGAGGCATACGCTCCGGCCTTCCGTGCATCATGCTGACGGGCGGGCCGCAGGAGGTCTGCAAAAGCGGCGGGCGCAGCGTCGTGATGAGCGAGCTTGACCAGCTCGTTTTCGGCGCCGGCTACGCCGGCAGCGAAGTGGAGGAAAAGATTCGTTACCTTGAGGATCACGTATGCCCTGGTCCCGGCGCCTGCTCGCTTATGGGCACGGCGAACACGATGCAGATACTCGCCGAGGGGCTCGGCATGGCTCTGCCCGGATCCTCGACGGCACCTGCCGTATACGCCGAAAAAGAGCGCTATGCGACGCAGAGCGGGCGCAGAATCGTCGAGCTCGTGAGGGAAGGCGTGACCCCGAGGGATATACTGACGCGCGAAGCGCTGCTGAACGGCGTTATAATCACCCTCGCGCTCGCCGGCTCGACGAACGCCGTGCTGCACCTGCTCTCCTTCGCACGCGAAGTCGGCGTCGAGCTGACACTTGACGACTTCGACAGGCTATCGCGCGAGATCCCCGTCATAAGCCGCGTGATCCCGACCGGGCGCGCGACTGTGATAGACCTCTACAACGCCGGCGGCGTTCCGGCGGTGCTTGGAGAGCTGAAGGATTATCTGCATGGGGAATGCGTCACCGTATCAGGCCGGACGATCGGGGAGCTCGCTGAGCTGTGCCGCTCCTCCGACCGCGAAACGCTGACCTCAGCCGACGATCCGGTATTCAAAAACGGCGGCATCGCCGTAATGCGCGGCAACATATCTCCGAACGGCGCGATCTGCCGCACTACGACGATCTCGGAAAAGGCGCGCAAATTCACAGGTCCCGCGCGTGTCTTCAACTCGGACGAAGAGGCGCACGGTGCCGTCGTCGCGGGAAAAATCAAAAAGGGCGACGTCGTAGTGATCCGCTACGAGGGACCGCGCGGCGCTCCCGGAATGCGCGAGATGATGATGACGACCGACGCGCTCGTCGGCCTCGGCATGGGACAGGACGTCTTCGTGCTGACCGACGGGCGCTTCTCCGGCTTCACCGAGGGCGCGGCCATCGGACACATTTCCCCTGAAGCCGCAGTTGGCGGGGCCATCGCAGTTATAGAAGAGGGCGATATCGTCAGCATCGATATTGAAAAACGCCGGCTCGACCTCGATGTTCCCGAAGAAGAAATAAACGCGCGCTTGGCGAAGTGGAAGCTGCCGAAGAAAAGGGAGCGCGGCATACTCGGCATCTACGCAAAGACCGCGCTGCAGGCGCACGAGGGCGCAATGATAGACGACGGGGTCGTCGACGAAAGACGGGTATAA
- a CDS encoding YfcC family protein, whose product MSEKRLKFKMPHVFVLLMLIIMICGILSYVVPAGQYQRVHLDPADETSRMVIDPASFKYVDQTPVSLMTALSSLAGGMSQAADIIFFIFIVGGSIAVLQKSGALEGGLRRLAKGMAGREVATIPVIMVLIVTMTVVMGACEEFIPVIPIMVALALRVGFDSITGTAMIICSTSTGFACSILNPFNVGVAQSISELPPYSGWQFRAVMLAVMFGVTIFLVCRYALKVKKTPQLSAMYEFDRTREEVVEENEEMPFGTREKLVIAVFLATIVMLVVGVLKFGWYFSEIGALFLGMSIVIGVVAKMGLDGYGQALADGMADICSGALVVGFATGILYILNQGNILDTILHGAATLLQGLPSQASAVGMYVFQCLMNYLIPSGSGQAAVTMPILSPLSDLVGVTRQTAVIAFQLGDGISNAITPTSGVLMASLALAKIPWAKWAKWFLPVMMIQYAIGLAFVIAAQSIGLGPF is encoded by the coding sequence ATGAGCGAGAAAAGACTCAAATTCAAGATGCCGCATGTATTCGTCCTGCTGATGCTTATCATAATGATCTGCGGAATTCTGTCGTACGTCGTGCCTGCGGGACAGTACCAGCGCGTGCATCTGGATCCCGCCGACGAGACGAGCAGGATGGTCATCGACCCGGCTTCGTTCAAATACGTTGACCAGACGCCCGTAAGCCTTATGACGGCGCTGTCCTCTCTGGCTGGAGGCATGTCTCAGGCGGCCGACATAATTTTCTTCATCTTTATCGTCGGCGGCTCCATTGCCGTACTGCAGAAGAGCGGGGCGCTTGAAGGCGGTCTCAGGAGGCTTGCCAAAGGAATGGCGGGCAGGGAAGTGGCTACGATTCCGGTCATCATGGTCTTGATCGTTACGATGACGGTTGTAATGGGCGCGTGCGAGGAATTTATTCCTGTGATTCCTATCATGGTCGCGCTTGCGCTCCGCGTGGGCTTCGACTCCATAACCGGCACGGCCATGATCATATGTTCGACGTCGACCGGCTTCGCCTGTTCCATCCTCAATCCTTTCAACGTAGGAGTGGCCCAGAGCATTTCGGAGCTGCCTCCCTACAGCGGATGGCAGTTCAGGGCGGTCATGCTGGCCGTCATGTTCGGCGTCACTATCTTTTTGGTGTGCCGTTACGCGCTGAAGGTAAAAAAGACGCCGCAGCTCAGCGCGATGTATGAATTCGACCGCACGAGAGAAGAGGTCGTCGAAGAAAACGAAGAGATGCCTTTCGGGACGAGGGAAAAATTGGTCATCGCCGTCTTCCTGGCGACTATCGTGATGCTGGTGGTCGGCGTGCTAAAGTTCGGATGGTATTTCAGCGAGATCGGGGCGCTCTTCCTGGGAATGTCGATCGTCATAGGAGTCGTCGCGAAAATGGGCTTGGACGGCTATGGACAGGCGCTGGCGGACGGCATGGCCGACATATGCAGCGGGGCGCTGGTGGTCGGTTTTGCGACCGGCATCCTCTACATCCTGAATCAGGGCAACATCCTTGACACGATTCTTCACGGAGCCGCGACTCTTCTTCAGGGGCTCCCTTCGCAGGCGTCGGCAGTCGGGATGTACGTCTTCCAGTGCCTGATGAACTACCTGATACCGTCCGGCTCGGGGCAGGCCGCCGTGACGATGCCGATACTCTCCCCTCTGTCGGACTTGGTCGGCGTCACCAGGCAGACTGCGGTCATTGCCTTCCAGCTCGGCGACGGCATATCCAACGCTATAACGCCTACTAGCGGGGTGCTGATGGCAAGCCTCGCTCTCGCGAAAATTCCGTGGGCGAAGTGGGCGAAGTGGTTCCTGCCCGTCATGATGATTCAGTACGCCATCGGGCTCGCTTTCGTCATAGCGGCGCAGTCTATCGGGCTCGGCCCGTTCTGA
- a CDS encoding HAD family hydrolase, which yields MIKIEIPGRKTLEINYVVLDYNGTIAADGELLPGAAEKIKELCGLAEVFVLTADSYGTAEAQCGGLGAAVKTFPRAGAAACKEGIVHALGGGAACVGNGFNDIEMFDAAELSIAVMDREGVCAALLPHADILVRSALDGLDLLLNTERVKATLRT from the coding sequence ATGATAAAAATCGAAATACCAGGAAGGAAAACTTTGGAGATAAATTACGTCGTGCTGGATTACAACGGTACGATCGCGGCGGACGGCGAGCTCCTGCCGGGCGCCGCGGAAAAAATAAAAGAGCTCTGCGGGCTCGCCGAGGTCTTCGTACTGACGGCCGACAGCTACGGCACGGCCGAAGCACAGTGCGGGGGGCTCGGCGCGGCCGTGAAAACTTTTCCGCGCGCAGGGGCAGCTGCCTGCAAGGAGGGAATCGTCCACGCCCTCGGCGGCGGCGCGGCCTGCGTCGGCAACGGCTTCAACGATATAGAGATGTTTGACGCGGCGGAGCTTTCGATAGCGGTGATGGACCGCGAGGGCGTATGCGCCGCGCTTCTTCCGCACGCTGATATTCTGGTGCGCAGCGCGCTCGATGGGCTTGATTTGCTGCTGAATACCGAGCGCGTGAAAGCCACTCTCCGTACTTAG